From a region of the Geothrix sp. 21YS21S-2 genome:
- a CDS encoding MFS transporter → MQPSKRAQLAIFCTVVVDLLGFGIVIPILPLYAKNLALHPSPWMDWVNHALNLKDSPFVFWAGVVLVIHPIAQFISAPILGRVSDLVGRRPVLWMSLMGTCAAYLLMAMTGRFEWVLAARVLDGVTGGNISVAQAAMADSSSPQERSKALGIIGAAFGLGFVLGPALAGILSGSATGKAMLAAHGWHLPFFVAAGMSFIASMLVLVLLPETLTPEARLHARKVQSRGHALVHALKRPGMPQILLIAFLAMTGFAMMEGTYALLCARRFNFSQRGVGYLFAFVGILIVIYQGGLVRVVAKRIPERVAQLAGLAMMACSLPLIPYAPWEAPFLLVMVPLVWGSGMNQTATSALASQITPRDEQGGLFGVITSMSTIGRIVGPLLGTYTFAKFGFAAPYWVAAGCLALGLVVAIGLLRTPAPQPEEDPI, encoded by the coding sequence ATGCAGCCATCAAAACGGGCCCAGTTGGCCATTTTCTGCACCGTCGTCGTGGATCTCCTCGGCTTCGGCATCGTCATTCCCATCCTTCCGCTCTATGCGAAAAACCTGGCGCTGCACCCCTCGCCCTGGATGGACTGGGTGAACCACGCGCTCAACCTCAAGGATTCCCCCTTCGTGTTCTGGGCCGGGGTGGTCCTGGTGATCCACCCCATCGCCCAGTTCATCTCCGCGCCCATCCTCGGGCGGGTGTCGGACCTGGTGGGACGCAGGCCCGTGCTCTGGATGTCCCTCATGGGCACCTGCGCGGCCTACCTCCTCATGGCCATGACCGGGAGGTTCGAATGGGTCCTGGCGGCCCGGGTCCTGGACGGCGTCACGGGGGGCAACATCTCCGTGGCACAGGCGGCCATGGCGGATTCCTCCTCGCCCCAGGAGCGCTCCAAGGCCCTGGGGATCATCGGGGCGGCCTTCGGCCTGGGGTTCGTCCTGGGCCCGGCCCTGGCCGGGATCCTCTCCGGCTCCGCCACGGGCAAGGCGATGCTCGCGGCCCACGGCTGGCACCTGCCCTTCTTCGTCGCCGCCGGCATGAGCTTCATCGCGTCCATGCTCGTCCTGGTCCTGCTCCCGGAGACCCTCACGCCCGAGGCGAGGCTCCACGCAAGGAAGGTCCAGAGCCGGGGCCACGCCCTCGTGCACGCCCTGAAGCGCCCCGGGATGCCCCAGATACTCCTCATCGCCTTCCTGGCCATGACCGGCTTCGCCATGATGGAGGGCACCTACGCCCTCCTCTGCGCCAGGCGGTTCAACTTCAGCCAGAGGGGCGTGGGCTACCTGTTCGCCTTCGTGGGCATCCTCATCGTCATCTACCAGGGCGGGCTGGTGCGGGTCGTGGCCAAGCGCATCCCCGAGCGGGTCGCGCAGCTGGCGGGCCTGGCCATGATGGCCTGCAGCCTGCCCCTGATCCCCTACGCCCCCTGGGAGGCGCCCTTCCTCCTGGTCATGGTCCCCCTGGTGTGGGGCTCGGGCATGAACCAGACCGCCACCTCGGCCCTGGCCAGCCAGATCACCCCCCGGGACGAGCAGGGCGGCCTATTCGGCGTTATCACATCCATGTCCACCATCGGAAGGATCGTGGGTCCGCTCCTGGGCACCTACACCTTCGCCAAGTTCGGCTTCGCCGCGCCCTACTGGGTGGCGGCGGGATGCCTGGCGCTGGGCCTCGTGGTGGCCATCGGGCTCCTCCGGACGCCGGCGCCGCAGCCCGAGGAAGACCCCATCTGA
- the hutH gene encoding histidine ammonia-lyase: MTSLNGNDLDARVLRGIARGAAVTLDEKALARVAENRKVIQRILDEGRTVYGINTGFGQFATVVIPPDQLAQLQLNLVRSHAAGVGEPLPKDQTRALMAARINCLLKGHSGIRPEPIRLLAACLNRDVLPVVPCQGSVGASGDLAPLAHMALLLVGEGLAWDGTAHIPGGKALAKAGLKPITLEPKEGLALINGTQLITALGNLAVARLMDLVPLADEIAALSLEALRGTRAPYDPRIHQARPHPGQIQVAAHMLEILGETSEIAESHKDCTRVQDAYSLRCIPQVHGVTRDALQFAGDILKRELNSATDNPMIFTETQESRSGGNFHGQYPAFACDLLAIAACDLASISERRQERLVNPAYSDLPAFLTREGGLESGFMMAHVTSAALVSEMKGLANPACVDTIPTSAGKEDHVSMGPIAARKLMRAVDALEQVLALEARMALEGVRILGMAPARGLAPLMERLAAACPPWNDRPMYEEIAHAADALRVHVGE, translated from the coding sequence ATGACCAGCCTGAACGGAAACGACCTTGACGCACGCGTCCTGAGGGGCATCGCCCGGGGGGCCGCCGTCACCCTGGACGAGAAGGCCCTGGCCCGCGTGGCGGAGAACCGGAAGGTGATCCAGCGGATCCTGGACGAGGGGAGGACGGTCTACGGCATCAACACCGGCTTCGGCCAGTTCGCCACCGTGGTGATCCCCCCCGACCAGCTCGCGCAGCTCCAGCTCAACCTCGTGCGCAGCCACGCCGCGGGCGTGGGCGAGCCCCTGCCCAAGGACCAGACCCGGGCGCTCATGGCCGCGCGGATCAACTGCCTGCTCAAGGGGCACTCGGGCATCCGCCCCGAGCCCATCCGCCTCCTGGCGGCCTGCCTCAACCGCGACGTCCTGCCCGTGGTGCCCTGCCAGGGCAGCGTCGGGGCCTCCGGCGACCTGGCCCCCCTGGCGCACATGGCCCTCCTCCTGGTGGGCGAAGGCCTGGCCTGGGACGGCACGGCCCACATCCCCGGCGGCAAGGCCCTGGCCAAGGCCGGCCTCAAGCCCATCACCCTGGAGCCCAAGGAGGGCCTGGCCCTCATCAACGGCACCCAGCTCATCACCGCCCTCGGAAACCTGGCCGTGGCCCGGCTCATGGACCTGGTGCCCCTGGCCGACGAGATCGCCGCCCTGAGCCTGGAGGCCCTGCGGGGCACCCGGGCCCCCTACGACCCCCGCATCCACCAGGCCCGCCCCCATCCCGGCCAGATCCAGGTGGCCGCCCACATGCTGGAGATCCTGGGCGAGACCAGCGAGATCGCCGAGAGCCACAAGGACTGCACCCGGGTCCAGGACGCCTACTCCCTGCGGTGCATCCCCCAGGTGCACGGGGTGACCCGGGACGCCCTCCAGTTCGCCGGGGACATCCTCAAGCGCGAGCTCAACAGCGCCACCGACAACCCGATGATCTTCACGGAGACCCAGGAGAGCCGCAGCGGCGGCAACTTCCACGGCCAGTACCCCGCCTTCGCCTGCGACCTGCTGGCCATCGCCGCCTGCGACCTGGCCAGCATCTCCGAAAGGCGCCAGGAGCGGCTCGTGAACCCGGCCTACTCCGACCTGCCGGCCTTCCTCACCCGGGAGGGGGGCCTGGAATCGGGCTTCATGATGGCCCACGTCACCTCCGCGGCCCTGGTCTCGGAGATGAAGGGCCTGGCCAACCCCGCCTGCGTCGACACGATCCCCACCAGCGCCGGCAAGGAGGACCACGTGAGCATGGGCCCCATCGCCGCCCGCAAGCTCATGCGGGCCGTGGACGCCCTGGAGCAGGTGCTCGCCCTGGAGGCCCGCATGGCCCTGGAAGGGGTCCGGATCCTCGGCATGGCCCCCGCCAGGGGCCTCGCCCCCCTCATGGAGCGGCTCGCCGCGGCCTGCCCCCCCTGGAACGACCGCCCAATGTACGAGGAGATCGCACACGCCGCTGACGCTTTGCGGGTGCATGTGGGAGAATGA